Proteins encoded within one genomic window of Arachis ipaensis cultivar K30076 chromosome B08, Araip1.1, whole genome shotgun sequence:
- the LOC107612560 gene encoding protein disulfide isomerase-like 1-4, producing MRIFVLLSFTTLLLFSTFSITYCKDSATTAAAAAADDDEDLSFLEEADDTSSSHHHQYEGHYPDPDQIDDADLDDFTGFDETEFNPDAYKEAEVDEKDVVILKDKNFTDVVKNNRYVMVEFYAPWCGHCQALAPEYAAAATELKGENVILAKVDATEENELAQEYDIQGFPTVYFFIDGVHKTYNGLRNKDAIVSWIKKKIGPGIYNITTVEDAERILTSESKVVLGFLNSLVGPESDELAAASRLEDEVTFYQTVNPDVAKLFHIDPSIKRPTLILIKREEEKLNHFDGQFVKSELADFVFANKLPLVTTFTRESAPSVFENPIKKQILLFATSNDSEKFLPVFQDAAKFFKGKLIFVYVQVDNEDVGKPVSDYFGISGDGPNVLAYTGNDDGRKFVLDGEMTIDKIKAFGEDFLQDKLKPFYKSDPVPESNDGDVKIVVGNNFDKIVLDESKDVLLEIYAPWCGHCQALEPIYNKLAKHLRSIDSLVIAKMDGTTNEHPRAKSDGFPTLLFFPAGNKSFDPITVDTDRTVVAFYKFLKKHASIPFKLQKPASASTSKPEGTDVTKESSDVKESKSSSSDLKDEL from the exons ATGCGGATCTTCGTTCTCCTCTCCTTCACCACTCTCCTCCTCTTCTCCACCTTCTCAATTACTTATTGCAAGGACTCCGCCAccaccgccgccgccgccgccgctgATGACGATGAAGATCTCAGTTTCCTCGAAGAGGCCGATGACACCTCCTCCTCTCATCATCACCAGTACGAAGGTCACTACCCGGATCCCGACCAAATCGACGACGCTGATCTCGACGACTTCACTGGCTTCGACGAGACAGAGTTCAATCCTGACGCCTACAAAGAAGCCGAAGTGGACGAAAAGGATGTCGTCATTTTGAAGGATAAGAACTTCACCGACGTTGTCAAGAACAACCGCTACGTTATGGTTGAGTTCTACGCGCCTTGGTGCGGTCACTGCCAAGCCTTGGCTCCCGAGTACGCCGCCGCCGCCACTGAGCTGAAGGGCGAGAACGTCATTTTGGCGAAGGTGGATGCAACGGAGGAGAACGAATTAGCGCAGGAGTACGATATACAGGGTTTTCCCACCGTGTACTTCTTCATTGATGGAGTTCACAAGACTTACAATGGCCTCAGGAACAA AGATGCTATAGTGAGCTGGATTAAGAAGAAGATAGGACCTGGTATCTACAACATTACCACAGTGGAGGATGCTGAACGCATTTTGACCTCCGAAAGCAAAGTTGTTTTGGGATTCCTTAACTCTTTAGTC GGTCCGGAGAGTGACGAGCTAGCTGCTGCATCAAGACTTGAGGATGAAGTCACCTTTTATCAAACTGTGAATCCTGATGTGGCGAAGCTTTTCCATATTGACCCGAGCATTAAGCGCCCAACTTTGATCCTGATcaagagagaagaggaaaaactgaACCATTTTG ATGGTCAATTTGTGAAGTCTGAACTAGCAGACTTTGTGTTCGCCAATAAGCTTCCCTTGGTAACAACTTTTACAAGAGAAAGCGCACCATCAGTTTTTGAAAATCCAATCAAGAAACAG ATATTGTTGTTTGCAACCTCAAACGATTCGGAAAAGTTCCTCCCGGTATTTCAAGATGCAGCAAAATTTTTCAAGGGGAAG CTGATCTTTGTGTATGTGCAAGTGGATAATGAAGATGTTGGAAAGCCGGTTTCAGATTACTTTGGTATATCTGGGGATGGTCCAAAT GTACTTGCATACACTGGTAATGATGATGGAAGAAAATTTGTGCTTGATGGGGAGATGACTATTGACAAAATAAAG GCGTTTGGGGAAGATTTCCTTCAAGACAAGCTAAAACCTTTCTACAAGTCGGATCCAGTTCCAGAAAGT AATGATGGTGATGTGAAAATAGTTGTTGGGAATAACTTTGACAAAATTGTCTTGGATGAATCAAAGGATGTTCTCCTAGAG ATTTATGCTCCCTGGTGTGGTCACTGCCAAGCACTGGAACCAATATACAACAAACTTGCAAAACATCTTCGCAGTATTGACTCACTTGTCATAGCCAAGATGGATGGAACAACAAATGAGCATCCTAGGGCAAAG TCTGATGGATTCCCCACACTACTCTTCTTCCCAGCAGGAAACAAGAGTTTTGACCCT ATTACCGTTGATACAGATCGTACAGTGGTAGCTTTCTACAAGTTCCTCAAGAAACATGCATCAATCCCATTCAAGCTCCAGAAACCAGCCTCGGCCTCGACTTCTAAACCTGAGGGTACTGATGTTACCAAGGAGAGTTCTGACGTCAAGGAAAGCAAGAGTAGCAGTAGCGACTTGAAGGATGAATTATAA